The following coding sequences lie in one Marispirochaeta sp. genomic window:
- a CDS encoding Gfo/Idh/MocA family oxidoreductase — protein sequence MIPCAIIGLGRIASLLEDDTRREKPASHAGVINAHPETFIAAGMDTDPERRELFRQRWEVPEVYDDARRMLGEVKPEILHICTHADSHLHYLELAIENLIPVVVLEKPVSDSTRRARRMIKRLSGSGTRVVVNHERRYSKDYLAARKCISSLRYGPVRSVNSRLFMGRNRPIESVLLYDGTHLFDIISFLLKEPIRGIRRLPGIPRDSRSVFAGARCGEVPVCAEVGNGRDHVVFELEFSFETGRLRIGNGIYEEWESRESPYYDGMRSLISVETEPAGITGYFSGMFEDAVRLLKDPDALALSSYADGLESLKIVEQVRRKCR from the coding sequence GAGTCATGCAGGAGTAATCAACGCTCATCCTGAGACCTTTATTGCAGCCGGTATGGACACTGATCCTGAACGGCGGGAGCTGTTTCGGCAGCGTTGGGAGGTTCCTGAGGTTTATGACGATGCAAGGCGCATGCTGGGAGAGGTAAAACCTGAAATTCTGCACATCTGTACTCATGCGGATTCCCATCTTCATTATCTTGAGCTGGCCATTGAGAACCTGATTCCGGTGGTAGTTCTGGAAAAACCGGTCAGCGATTCCACCCGCAGAGCCCGAAGAATGATAAAGCGCCTGTCCGGAAGCGGGACCAGGGTCGTCGTAAATCACGAGCGGCGTTATTCAAAAGACTATCTCGCTGCCAGGAAATGCATCAGTTCCCTGCGTTACGGACCGGTACGTTCTGTGAATTCCCGGCTTTTCATGGGACGAAACAGGCCTATTGAGTCGGTGCTGCTTTATGATGGAACTCATTTATTTGACATTATCTCTTTTTTATTGAAGGAACCCATCCGGGGGATTCGCCGTCTCCCGGGGATTCCCCGGGACAGCCGCAGTGTTTTTGCCGGCGCCCGCTGCGGGGAGGTTCCCGTTTGCGCTGAGGTGGGAAACGGCCGGGACCATGTTGTCTTTGAGCTTGAGTTCTCCTTTGAAACCGGACGTCTGAGAATCGGAAACGGAATTTACGAAGAATGGGAAAGCCGTGAGTCTCCGTATTACGATGGGATGCGCTCCCTGATTTCTGTAGAAACAGAACCTGCAGGAATAACAGGCTATTTCAGCGGCATGTTCGAAGATGCGGTACGGCTGCTGAAGGACCCGGATGCGCTGGCTCTTTCTTCCTATGCGGACGGCCTGGAATCCTTGAAGATAGTGGAACAGGTCCGTAGAAAATGCAGATAG